From a region of the Streptomyces sp. NBC_00193 genome:
- a CDS encoding Zn-ribbon domain-containing OB-fold protein, with translation MTTTTTTGTTADELLLPVPDGDGAPFWEYAAQGELRIQACAAPTCGKLRFPPRPCCPHCRSFDSEWRLMSGRGRIWSYVQPHPPLLPAYAAQAPYNVILVELADAPQIRLVGNLVTSADAPLDSMDPARLRIGARVQVVFTETGGMAVPRWVLEKS, from the coding sequence ATGACGACCACCACCACGACCGGCACGACCGCCGACGAGCTCCTCCTCCCCGTCCCCGACGGGGACGGGGCCCCCTTCTGGGAGTACGCGGCCCAGGGCGAACTCCGCATCCAGGCCTGCGCGGCGCCCACCTGCGGGAAGCTGCGCTTCCCGCCCCGCCCCTGCTGCCCGCACTGCCGGTCCTTCGACTCCGAATGGCGCCTGATGAGCGGGCGCGGCCGGATCTGGTCGTACGTACAGCCGCACCCGCCGCTGCTGCCCGCGTACGCCGCGCAGGCCCCGTACAACGTGATCCTCGTGGAGCTGGCCGACGCCCCGCAGATCCGCCTCGTCGGCAACCTCGTCACCTCCGCCGACGCCCCGCTGGACTCGATGGACCCGGCGCGGCTGCGGATCGGCGCGCGCGTCCAGGTGGTGTTCACCGAGACGGGCGGGATGGCGGTGCCGCGCTGGGTGCTGGAGAAGTCGTGA
- a CDS encoding lipid-transfer protein encodes MAATLKDATAIVGIGQTAFAKQLPQSEKELACRAILAALDDAGIDPSEVDAFSSYTMEETDEVEVAKAIGAGDVTFFSKIGYGGGGSCATVGHLAAAVATGQASVGVAWRSRKRGSGPRPWKNTAVQLPTPGQWTRPFGLLRPADEIGMLARRYMHEYGATRDHLFNVAMACRNRANENPAAMMYERPLTREMYMTARMISDPLCLFDNCLETDGALACVIVSAERARDCRQKPVYVHSVAQGLPSQHHGMVNYWNDDPLSGPAWTAARHLWKQADFGPQDVDVAQIYDAFTPLIPLSLEGYGFCGRGEGASFTEGGALEIGGRLPINTGGGGLSEAYVHGFNLINEGVKQLRGISTAQVPDAATCLVTAGEGVPTSAILLRA; translated from the coding sequence ATGGCGGCAACGCTCAAGGACGCTACGGCGATAGTCGGCATCGGGCAGACCGCCTTTGCCAAACAACTGCCGCAGTCCGAAAAGGAACTGGCCTGCCGGGCCATTCTCGCGGCGCTCGACGACGCGGGCATAGACCCGTCCGAGGTCGACGCCTTCTCCTCCTACACCATGGAGGAGACCGACGAGGTCGAGGTCGCCAAAGCCATCGGCGCCGGCGACGTCACCTTCTTCTCCAAGATCGGCTACGGCGGCGGCGGCTCCTGCGCCACCGTCGGCCACCTGGCCGCCGCCGTCGCCACCGGCCAGGCGAGCGTCGGCGTGGCCTGGCGCTCGCGCAAGCGCGGCTCGGGGCCCCGGCCGTGGAAGAACACGGCCGTCCAGCTCCCCACCCCCGGCCAGTGGACGCGCCCCTTCGGCCTGCTGCGCCCCGCCGACGAGATCGGCATGCTGGCCCGCCGCTACATGCACGAGTACGGCGCCACCCGCGACCACCTCTTCAACGTCGCGATGGCCTGCCGCAACCGGGCCAACGAGAACCCCGCCGCGATGATGTACGAACGCCCGCTGACCCGCGAGATGTACATGACCGCCCGCATGATCAGTGACCCGCTCTGCCTCTTCGACAACTGCCTGGAGACCGACGGCGCCCTGGCCTGCGTCATCGTGAGCGCCGAGCGCGCCCGCGACTGCCGCCAGAAGCCCGTCTACGTCCACTCCGTCGCCCAGGGCCTGCCCTCCCAGCACCACGGCATGGTCAACTACTGGAACGACGACCCGCTGTCAGGCCCCGCCTGGACCGCCGCCCGACACCTGTGGAAGCAGGCCGACTTCGGCCCCCAGGACGTGGACGTCGCCCAGATCTACGACGCCTTCACCCCCCTGATCCCGCTCTCCCTGGAGGGCTACGGCTTCTGCGGACGCGGCGAGGGCGCCTCCTTCACCGAGGGCGGCGCCCTGGAGATCGGCGGCCGGCTCCCCATCAACACCGGCGGCGGCGGCCTCAGCGAGGCCTACGTGCACGGCTTCAACCTGATCAACGAGGGCGTCAAGCAGCTCCGCGGCATCTCCACCGCCCAGGTGCCCGACGCCGCGACCTGCCTGGTGACCGCGGGCGAGGGTGTCCCGACGTCCGCCATCCTGCTGCGTGCCTGA
- a CDS encoding FadD3 family acyl-CoA ligase, translated as MTEDERARGAGAVDTTEDGRADLAWTSIGGLVRHAAAHYAGREAVVDGRVRIDYAQLGERVERAAAACMAAGVEPGDRVAVWAPNTLEWIVSALGAVSAGAVLVPLNTRFKGSEAAYVLQRSRARLLFVTGTFLGTSYVASLRRATAEGEGSGPLPGLPHLEQVVVLSEDAPDSFRTWKEFLTGGDSVSAEAVRARTDAIPASAPSDIIFTSGTTGSPKGAVISHAQSLRCYEVWSELAGLREGDRYLIVNPFFHTFGYKAGIIACLMRGATMVPQPVFNVDTVLANIAAERISVLPGPPTLHQSLLDHPQRDHHDLSALRLVVTGAAVVPLQLVERLRGELHIGTVLTAYGLSEASGIVTMCRRGDPAEIIASTSGRAIPGTEVRIVDTEGADQPTGRAGEVWVRGHNVMRGYFEDPAETAEAITPEGWLRTGDVGVLDTAGNLRITDRIKDMFIVGGFNAYPAEIEQLLGLHPDIADVAVVGIPDPRLGEVGKAYAVRRPGAVLTADDLIAWSRREMANYKVPREVEFVSELPRNASGKVLKRELRTR; from the coding sequence ATGACCGAGGACGAGCGCGCGCGCGGGGCCGGGGCCGTGGACACGACGGAGGACGGACGGGCCGATCTCGCCTGGACCAGCATCGGCGGACTCGTCCGGCACGCCGCCGCGCACTACGCCGGCCGCGAGGCCGTCGTCGACGGGCGGGTCCGGATCGACTACGCGCAGCTCGGCGAACGCGTCGAGCGTGCCGCCGCCGCCTGCATGGCCGCCGGCGTGGAACCGGGGGACCGGGTCGCCGTCTGGGCGCCCAACACCCTCGAATGGATCGTCTCCGCCCTCGGTGCCGTCTCCGCCGGAGCCGTCCTGGTCCCCCTCAACACCCGTTTCAAGGGCTCCGAGGCCGCCTACGTCCTCCAGCGCAGCCGCGCCCGGCTCCTCTTCGTCACCGGCACGTTCCTCGGCACCTCCTACGTCGCCTCCCTGCGCCGCGCCACCGCCGAGGGCGAGGGTTCCGGGCCGCTGCCCGGCCTGCCCCACCTGGAGCAGGTGGTCGTCCTGTCCGAGGACGCCCCGGACTCCTTCCGCACCTGGAAGGAGTTCCTGACCGGCGGCGACTCCGTGAGCGCCGAGGCCGTCCGGGCCCGTACGGACGCGATCCCCGCCTCCGCCCCCTCGGACATCATCTTCACCTCCGGCACCACCGGCAGCCCCAAGGGCGCCGTCATCTCGCACGCCCAGTCCCTGCGCTGCTACGAGGTCTGGAGCGAGCTCGCCGGACTGCGCGAGGGCGACCGCTACCTGATCGTGAACCCCTTCTTCCACACCTTCGGCTACAAGGCCGGGATCATCGCCTGCCTGATGCGCGGGGCCACGATGGTCCCCCAGCCCGTGTTCAACGTGGACACCGTCCTCGCCAACATCGCCGCCGAGCGGATCTCCGTACTCCCCGGGCCGCCCACCCTGCACCAGTCCCTCCTGGACCACCCCCAACGCGACCACCACGACCTCTCCGCCCTGCGCCTGGTCGTCACCGGCGCCGCGGTCGTCCCCCTCCAGCTCGTGGAGCGGCTCCGCGGCGAGCTGCACATCGGCACCGTCCTCACCGCGTACGGGCTCTCCGAGGCGAGCGGCATCGTCACCATGTGCCGCCGCGGCGACCCGGCGGAGATCATCGCTTCGACCTCGGGCCGGGCCATCCCCGGGACGGAGGTCAGGATCGTGGACACGGAGGGCGCGGACCAGCCCACGGGCCGGGCCGGGGAGGTGTGGGTGCGCGGCCACAACGTCATGCGCGGCTACTTCGAGGACCCGGCCGAGACCGCCGAGGCCATCACCCCCGAGGGCTGGCTCCGCACCGGGGACGTCGGCGTCCTCGACACCGCCGGGAACCTGCGCATCACCGACCGGATCAAGGACATGTTCATCGTCGGCGGCTTCAACGCCTACCCCGCCGAGATCGAGCAACTCCTCGGCCTGCACCCCGACATCGCCGACGTGGCCGTGGTCGGCATCCCCGACCCGCGCCTGGGCGAGGTCGGCAAGGCGTACGCGGTCCGCCGCCCCGGCGCGGTCCTCACGGCCGACGACCTGATCGCCTGGTCCCGCCGGGAGATGGCCAACTACAAGGTGCCGCGCGAGGTGGAGTTCGTCTCCGAACTCCCGCGCAACGCGAGCGGCAAGGTCCTCAAGCGAGAACTCCGCACCCGCTGA